Proteins from a genomic interval of Garra rufa chromosome 4, GarRuf1.0, whole genome shotgun sequence:
- the LOC141332872 gene encoding uncharacterized protein encodes MPFIKEESEDLRIEEAFRLKHEDTEEQTDIALKEESLKEELNEMEEDEESHDFKIVEIPSKTEKTSSQKRGQKTKSNSYFTCCHCGKNITNKQNLEVHMRVHTGEKPFSCQHCGKSFNQKQNLKAHLRVHTGEKPYTCKLCGQSFKLKGNLNAHMRIHTGETPYTCKVCRKSFSRKESLKSHMNIHTGEKPCICGKCGKRFKCKETLNQHMRIHPKEDCFICPQCGRSFMHKRSLSTHIRLHTGEKPFMCHHCGKNCTNKANLETHMRVHTGEKPFSCPQCGKSFSQKGNLQTHIHIHTGEKPFKCLQCDNSFTYRRDLKLHLHTHSRKATQKQLSNSDPRHAVIKMAFIKEESKDMRIEQSFGVKHEDNEEQTDLMALKEESLEEELNEMKVKNQDKKHDFKKGEKSTKTVEKTSSQKRDQKIDSNSYFTCCQCGKNFTHKQNLEVHQRIHTGERPFGCQLCGKSFTQKQNLKAHIRVHTGEKPYTCKLCGQSFTLKGNLNAHMRIHTGETPYTCIVCGKSFSRKESLMTHMNIHTGEKPYICGQCGKRFKCKETLNQHTKIHSKEDCFTCHQCGKNFMHKRSLNTHIRLHSGEKPFICPQCGKSFSQKGNLQTHLSIHTREKPFKCLQCDDGFTYKRDLKLHLQTHSEEKL; translated from the exons AtgccatttattaaagaggagagcgAAGACCTGAGGATTGAAGAAGCTTTCAGactgaaacatgaagatactgaggaacaaacag ACATTgccctgaaagaggagagtctgaaagaagaactgaatgaaatggaagaggaCGAGGAAAGTCATGATTTCAAAATTGTAGAAATACCCTCAAAGACTGAAAAGACTTCCTCACAAAAAAGAGGTCAGAAGACCAAATCTAACAGTTATTTCACCTGCTGTCATTGTGGTAAGAATATCACAAATAAgcaaaaccttgaagtccacatgagagttcacactggagagaagcctttcagcTGCCAGCACTGTGGgaagagttttaatcaaaaacaaaacCTTAAAGCCCacttgagagttcacactggagagaagccttacacctgcaaactgtgtggacaAAGTTTTAAACTTAAAGGAAACCTTAAtgcccacatgagaattcacactggagagaccCCTTACACCTGCAAAGTGTGCAGAAAGAGCTTCTCACGGAAAGAAAGTCTTAAGAGTCACATGAacattcacacaggagagaagccttgcATATGTGGTAAATGTGGAAAGAGATTTAAATGTAAAGAAACCCTTAATCAGCACATGAGGATTCACCCAAAAGAAGACTGTTTTatatgtcctcagtgtggaaggTCTTTCATGCATAAAAGAAGCCTCAGCACTCACATTagacttcacactggagagaagcctttcatgtgTCATCATTGTGGAAAGAATTGCACAAACAAAGCAAACCTCGAaactcacatgagagttcacactggagagaagcctttcagttgccctcagtgtggaaaaagCTTCTCACAAAAAGGAAACCTTCAGACTCACATAcatattcacactggagagaagccgttcaagtgtcttcagtgtgatAATAGTTTCACATATCGAAGAGATCTGAAGCTTCATTTGCATACTCATTCT AGAAAAGCAACTCAGAAGCAACTCAGCAACTCAGATCCACGACATGCAGTTATAAAGATGGcctttattaaagaggagagtaaaGACATGAGGATTGAACAATCATTCGGAGTGAAACATGAAGATAACGAAGAACAAACAG ActtgatggcactgaaagaggagagtctgGAAGAAGAACTGAATGAAATGAAAGTGAAAAATCAGGACAAGAAACATGATTTCAAGAAAGGAGAAAAATCCACAAAGACTGTGGAAAAGACTTCCTCACAAAAAAGAGACCAGAAGATAGACTCTAACAGTTATTTCACCTGCTGTCAGTGTGGTAAGAATTTCACTCATAAgcaaaaccttgaagtccaccagagaattcacacaggagagaggCCTTTTGGCTGCCaactgtgtggaaaaagtttcactcaaaaacaaaaccttaaagcccacataagagttcacactggagagaagccttacacctgcaaactgtgtggacaAAGTTTTACACTTAAAGGAAACCTTAAtgcccacatgagaattcacactggagagaccCCTTACACCTGCATAGTGTGTGGGAAGAGCTTCTCACGGAAAGAAAGTCTTATGACTCACATGAACATTcatacaggagagaagccttacatatGCGGTCAGTGTGGGAAAAGATTCAAATGTAAAGAAACACTTAATCAACACACGAAGATTCACTCAAAAGAGGACTGTTTTACatgccatcagtgtggaaagaatttCATGCATAAAAGAAGCCTCAACACTCACATTAGACTTCattctggagagaagcctttcatctgtcctcagtgtgggaagagcttcTCACAAAAAGGAAACCTTCAGACTCACTTAAGTATTCACACGAGAGAGAAGCCTTTCAAGTGCCTTCAGTGTGATGATGGTTTCACATATAAAAGAGACCTGAAACttcatttgcaaactcattctgAAGAGAAATTGTGA
- the LOC141333847 gene encoding uncharacterized protein, translating to MAFIKEESEDVKIEEAFRVKQEDTEIHTVLVTLKEESEELNQKHLDFVTGEKSFSCSQIERTTQAQRTTPRCSFTCQLCGKTFDQQRNLKIHQRIHTGEKPYACHHCGRSFTQKGSLKAHMRVHTGECPFTCQQCGKSFSRNGNLKVHMRIHTRESLFTCQQCGKSFTQKGSLKIHMRIHTGETPFTCQQCGRSFKHKGALNSHLKTHTEEKPFVCGQCGKCFRLIAALNKHMRIHTRENCFVCHQCGRRFTDRKHLKNHVKIHIGEKPFMCHECGKDCKNKGTREAHIRVHTGEKPFHCLQCGKCFALKGNLNIHIRLHTGEKPFTCLQCGKSFALKGNLEVHKRLHTGERPYKCLYCVKSFKNNRDLKCHSKTHSVKKLCSEFDKTVMKRSSSENRLNGNSRGRRFKCDQSNKNNLSPSDLQKHRQSHVYMRSYFCYFCRKRFKWLCNFKWHQEVCIRVKSKLRSRHM from the coding sequence TCCTGGTGACGCTGAAAGAAGAGAGTGAAGAACTGAATCAAAAGCATCTTGATTTCGTGACTGGGGAAAAATCATTTAGTTGCTCACAGATTGAAAGGACTACACAAGCTCAGAGGACTACACCTAGATGTAGTTTCACCTGCCAACTGTGTGGAAAGACATTTGATCAACAAAGAAACCTTAAAATCCAccagagaattcacactggagagaagccttatgcTTGCCATCATTGTGGAaggagtttcactcaaaaaggaagtcTTAAAgcccacatgagagttcacactggagagtgCCCcttcacctgtcaacagtgtgggaaaagtttcagTCGAAATGGAAACCTGAaggtccacatgagaattcacactagAGAAAGCCtattcacctgccaacagtgtggaaaaagtttcactcaaaaaggaagccttaaaatccacatgagaattcacaccggcgAGACACCTTTCACgtgtcaacagtgtggaagaagttttaaaCATAAAGGAGCCCTTAATTCCCACTTGAAAActcacactgaagagaagccgtttgtatgtggtcagtgtggaaagtgtttcagacTTATAGCAGCCCTTAATAaacacatgaggattcacacaaGAGAGAACTGTTTTGTATGTCATCAGTGTGGAAGGCGTTTCACAGACAGGAAACATCTGAAGAATCATGTAAAAATTCACATTGGGGAAAAGCCTTTCATGTGCCATGAGTGTGGGAAGGATTGCAAAAACAAAGGAACCCGTGAGGCTCACATAcgagttcacaccggagagaaaccttttcACTGCcttcagtgtggaaagtgttttgcactaaaaggaaaccttaacattcacattaggcttcacactggagagaagccgttcactTGTCTTCAGTGTGGGAAAAGTTTTGCTCTTAAAGGAAACCTTGAGGTTCACAAGAGGCTTCACACTGGGGAGAGAccttacaaatgtctttactgcgtGAAGAGTTTCAAAAATAATAGAGACCTGAAATGTCATTCGAAAACTCAttctgtaaagaaattatgttctgAGTTCGACAAGACAGTTATGAAAAGGAGCAGTTCAGAAAATCGCTTGAACGGTAACTCTAGAGGAAGGCGTTTTAAATGTGATCAGAGTAACAAAAACAATCTTTCGCCATCAGACTTACAGAAACATAGGCAAAGTCATGTATATATGAGAtcctatttttgttatttttgtagaAAGAGATTTAAATGGCTTTGCAATTTCAAATGGCACCAGGAAGTATGTATCCGTGTGAAATCAAAACTACGTTCACGTCACATGTGA